The following are encoded together in the Equus quagga isolate Etosha38 chromosome 1, UCLA_HA_Equagga_1.0, whole genome shotgun sequence genome:
- the LOC124228170 gene encoding olfactory receptor 8S1-like, with the protein MALGNHSTITQFLLLGLSADPHIQSVLFVLFLDIYLLTIMGNLTMMLVIRADSHLHTPMYFFLSHLSFLDLCFSSVTVPKMLKDLLSEIKTISVSGCLAQGFFVLISAGTEVGLLSVMAYDRYAAICHPLLYGQMMRKQLCVQLVCSSWSLGVLNAFINIFLAANLDFCEKYTINHYSCEVPSLFPLSCSDVSNNLIALFCSSLLHGLGTFLPIISSYACIVSTILSISSTSGRSKAFSTCSSHLTAVSFFYGSAFLRYLMPTSGSSLELIFSVQYSVVTPMLNPLIYSLKNKQVKAAVRRTLGKYLQCSG; encoded by the coding sequence ATGGCCTTGGGAAACCACAGCACCATCACTCAATTCCTCCTCCTCGGGCTGTCTGCCGACCCCCACATCCAGTCTGTGCTCTTTGTGTTGTTCCTGGATATTTACCTCCTGACCATAATGGGGAACCTGACAATGATGCTGGTGATCAGGGCTGATTCCcacctccacacacccatgtacttcttcctgagtcacctctctttcctggatctttgtttttcttcagtcaCCGTGCCCAAGATGCTGAAGGACCTCCTATCTGAGATAAAAACCATCTCAGTGAGCGGCTGTCTGGCACAAGGCTTCTTTGTGCTTATCAGTGCAGGGACTGAAGTCGGCCTACTCTcagtgatggcctatgaccgctatgctGCCATCTGCCACCCTCTGCTCTATGGACAGATGATGAGGAAACAGCTGTGTGTGCAGCTTGTGTGCAGCTCATGGAGCTTGGGTGTTTTGAATGCTTTTATCAACATCTTCCTAGCTGCCAACCTGGACTTCTGTGAGAAATATACCATCAACCATTACAGTTGTGAGGtaccctctctcttccctctgtcctgctcTGATGTCTCCAACAATCTCATTGCCCTATTTTGCTCCAGCCTGCTGCATGGGCTTGGGACCTTCCTTCCAATCATCTCTTCCTACGCCTGCATTGTCTCTACCATCCTGAGCATCAGCTCCACCTCAGGTAGAAgcaaggccttctccacctgctcctcccacctcactgcaGTGAGCTTCTTCTATGGATCTGCTTTTCTCCGCTATCTCATGCCCACCTCAGGATCCTCCCTGGAATTGATCTTCTCTGTGCAGTACAGTGTGGTCACTCCCATGCTGAATCCTCTCATCTACAGTCTGAAGAACAAACAGGTGAAGGCAGCTGTGAGAAGAACATTGGGAAAGTATTTGCAATGTTCcgggtga